In Chloroflexota bacterium, a single genomic region encodes these proteins:
- a CDS encoding branched-chain amino acid transaminase encodes MGSYAYFRKRIVPLEEAKVGIMTHALNYGTGCFEGIRGNWNDAHEQIYLFRMREHYERLKRSAHILRIDIHESVDELCDLTVELVRMSGFQEDVYIRPIAYKSAEFIGLGIRDLESDLNIFVAPFGAYLEGDGVRCCTSSWRRVPDTAIPGRAKVTGIYINSALAHLEAQENGYDEAIMLTQDGNVSEGPGENVFLVSDHQLVTPSPAEGILMGITRNTVIDLARKELGMETVERQIPRSELYTAEECFMTGTAAHLTPVLDIDHRTIGSGRPGPVTLELKRLYVDIIHGNNEQYRKWCTPVAPAIVGA; translated from the coding sequence GTGGGATCATATGCATACTTCCGAAAGCGCATTGTGCCGTTGGAGGAGGCCAAGGTAGGCATCATGACCCACGCCCTCAACTACGGGACCGGCTGTTTTGAGGGCATCCGCGGAAACTGGAACGACGCCCACGAGCAGATCTACCTGTTTCGCATGCGTGAGCACTACGAACGCCTCAAGCGCAGCGCCCACATCCTTCGCATCGACATCCATGAGTCGGTCGACGAGTTGTGCGATCTGACGGTGGAGCTCGTCCGGATGAGCGGGTTCCAGGAAGACGTGTACATTCGGCCGATCGCGTACAAGTCGGCGGAGTTCATCGGACTTGGGATTCGCGATCTGGAGAGCGACCTCAACATCTTCGTCGCGCCATTTGGAGCCTATCTCGAGGGGGACGGCGTGCGATGCTGCACGTCCTCCTGGCGGCGCGTGCCCGACACGGCGATTCCCGGGCGCGCCAAGGTGACTGGGATCTACATCAACAGCGCGCTGGCCCACCTGGAAGCGCAGGAAAATGGATACGACGAGGCCATCATGCTCACTCAGGACGGCAACGTCTCTGAGGGGCCCGGCGAGAACGTGTTCCTCGTCTCCGATCACCAGCTCGTGACGCCGTCGCCCGCCGAGGGCATCCTGATGGGAATTACGCGCAACACGGTCATCGATCTGGCGCGCAAAGAGCTGGGCATGGAGACGGTCGAACGCCAGATCCCCAGGTCGGAGCTGTATACGGCGGAAGAATGCTTCATGACCGGCACGGCCGCGCACCTGACTCCGGTCCTGGACATCGACCATCGGACGATCGGGTCGGGCCGCCCGGGTCCGGTCACGCTCGAGCTGAAGCGCCTGTACGTCGACATCATCCACGGCAACAATGAGCAGTACCGAAAGTGGTGCACGCCCGTGGCCCCTGCGATCGTCGGCGCCTGA
- a CDS encoding NUDIX domain-containing protein, which produces MGPVQAGGIIVWRDRIVLRRTLRGEWVFPKGWVDPGETLEETAIREVREETGVKAEIIGQAGTAPYQSDGETRDVAYFFMRVTDSPEWAEHAGIDAAAFPIAEVGDVLTFDNNRELWSRVAGQVRQLIRNRRGWSSS; this is translated from the coding sequence ATGGGGCCCGTTCAGGCTGGCGGTATAATCGTCTGGCGCGATCGGATCGTCCTCCGGCGGACCCTTCGGGGGGAATGGGTGTTTCCGAAAGGCTGGGTGGATCCGGGCGAGACCCTGGAAGAAACCGCCATCCGCGAGGTGCGCGAGGAAACCGGCGTCAAAGCGGAGATCATCGGGCAAGCCGGGACCGCACCGTATCAATCCGACGGAGAGACTCGCGACGTTGCGTACTTCTTCATGCGGGTCACGGATAGCCCGGAATGGGCAGAGCATGCCGGAATTGACGCCGCTGCGTTTCCGATTGCGGAGGTAGGGGACGTGCTCACATTCGACAACAATCGTGAGCTGTGGTCGCGCGTAGCGGGCCAGGTACGTCAGCTCATCCGCAATCGCCGAGGCTGGTCCAGCTCCTAG
- a CDS encoding sensor domain-containing diguanylate cyclase: protein MTTTADPGRVESLEAQIRDLQAVYAQLDAYAKDLNRTYLELRLRLQQMTTLSALATRLAGARNVDACIRICADGIIDLFPDSVSAIYLEDHHEALKLVAARPHDDAPTDLFDGLAAEALCGDEPMARHIQQGGQGQEFVAMPLRTRGKSFGAIVVLRQQQFDEDDLRVMDLMANSAAVTIANARLYQQTRRLAITDPTTGLFNLRQFRTALAQEIQKAKRFKYPIAVIMADIDNFKAFNDSFGHPKGNVALRKIAQTILQNLRQTDLVARYGGEEFAAILPGCDQLALLQVAEKVRQAVERLSFPVGPDRPRARLTLSIGGAWQAAPYTDAATLLSAADQALYEAKERGRNRSYIRPD, encoded by the coding sequence GTGACAACAACAGCAGATCCCGGTCGGGTTGAGTCGCTGGAAGCGCAGATCCGCGATCTGCAGGCCGTTTATGCGCAGCTCGACGCCTACGCCAAGGACCTGAACCGCACGTACCTGGAGCTGCGGCTCCGCCTCCAGCAGATGACGACGCTCAGTGCTCTTGCGACGCGCCTCGCCGGCGCTCGAAACGTTGACGCATGCATTCGCATCTGCGCCGATGGAATCATCGACCTGTTCCCCGACTCCGTCAGCGCGATCTACCTCGAAGACCACCACGAGGCGCTGAAGCTCGTCGCTGCGCGCCCGCACGACGACGCACCGACGGACCTCTTCGACGGACTTGCGGCCGAGGCGCTCTGCGGCGACGAACCGATGGCGCGGCACATCCAGCAGGGTGGTCAAGGCCAGGAATTCGTGGCGATGCCGCTGCGAACCCGCGGAAAATCGTTCGGCGCCATCGTCGTCCTTCGACAGCAGCAGTTTGACGAGGACGACCTCCGTGTCATGGATCTGATGGCCAACAGCGCCGCGGTCACCATCGCCAATGCGCGCCTCTACCAGCAGACGCGCCGCCTGGCGATAACGGATCCGACAACGGGACTGTTCAATCTCCGCCAGTTTCGGACCGCTCTCGCTCAGGAGATTCAGAAGGCCAAGCGGTTCAAGTACCCGATCGCGGTCATCATGGCCGACATCGACAATTTCAAGGCCTTCAACGATTCCTTCGGCCACCCGAAAGGCAACGTCGCCCTGCGCAAGATCGCCCAGACGATTCTCCAGAACCTGCGGCAGACCGACTTGGTCGCGCGCTACGGCGGGGAGGAGTTCGCCGCCATCCTTCCTGGGTGCGACCAGCTTGCACTCCTGCAGGTGGCGGAGAAGGTCCGGCAGGCCGTCGAACGGCTGTCCTTCCCCGTTGGCCCCGATCGACCGCGCGCACGCCTCACGCTGAGCATCGGTGGGGCTTGGCAGGCCGCGCCATACACCGACGCAGCCACGCTCCTCTCCGCTGCTGACCAAGCCCTCTACGAGGCTAAGGAGCGAGGACGCAACAGATCCTACATTCGGCCTGACTGA
- a CDS encoding NUDIX hydrolase: protein MRTVRDVSSGGVITRLAGSTLEVVLVGRARPERWSIPKGTPIAGETLEQTAMREVREETGISVRILEPLGDITYWFSARGVRHHKTVYFYLLDAISGSVNDHDWENDFVEWLPEVEAIKRMSFASEVEIVERALRRTRARFGTGFPPPVATS from the coding sequence GTGAGAACCGTCCGCGACGTCTCTTCCGGCGGCGTGATCACCCGACTAGCCGGTTCGACCCTCGAGGTGGTCCTCGTTGGGCGCGCGCGGCCGGAGCGGTGGAGCATTCCCAAGGGCACCCCGATCGCGGGTGAGACCCTGGAACAAACGGCGATGCGAGAGGTGCGCGAGGAAACAGGCATCTCCGTGCGGATCCTCGAGCCCCTCGGCGACATCACCTACTGGTTCTCCGCGCGCGGCGTGCGCCACCACAAGACCGTCTATTTCTACCTGCTAGATGCGATCAGCGGAAGCGTCAACGACCACGACTGGGAAAATGACTTTGTCGAATGGCTGCCGGAGGTCGAGGCGATCAAGCGCATGTCCTTTGCCAGCGAGGTCGAGATCGTCGAGCGGGCACTCCGGCGGACACGCGCGCGCTTCGGCACGGGGTTTCCCCCGCCTGTGGCAACGTCATAG